Proteins encoded by one window of Aerosakkonema funiforme FACHB-1375:
- a CDS encoding PAS domain S-box protein — protein MEELAAADVEQTSELQQLKEQLHVQTELARQAEARLRHLTEELERQVAEKTFELRRANAALQRQLDGQKRLVAGLRQERKFMSALLNTSAALIVVLDRHKCIVRFNRACERTTGYSFREVRGKQVHNLFLLPEERERVKAVCGRITADSSPNYCENYWVAKDGSRRLIAWSNTPILNKCKEVEYIIAVGIDITEGVRSSSDLQEREQFIQRIADATPGILYLYDRIEQRNVYVNSAVAEFLDYTPEQIEPMKTNLISHLLHPDDLEQLVEQSQKRIAQAEDGEILEIEYRLRHANGDWRWFQSRETVFNRTDRGIVKQIVGVAQDITVRKQAEEALQKSQRFIHRIAEAVPGLIYIYDLNENRNIYVNQQASTILGYTPEEIQKLGSALFRTIMHPEDWARISKLVASFPALKDGEASETEYRLRHANGEWRWFMSRDTVFSRNPDGSPAQTLGTVIDITARKQAAQEREKLAALVENSYDFIAIAALNGQLLYVNQAGCQPIGLAAVDAVSSKCLLDFVHPQDREFWLQEVLPSIRQAGRWEGELGFGHFQTGELIPMRVHGFAIEDPQTKETIGLATVSHNISEQKLAEEKLRRKTSEMEAIFQVLPDLYFRVDADGTYLDYHAGQKQDLYVPPTQFISKKVSEVLPPNVSDRICSAIHQVLQTGELVILEFSLSMANGEQWYETRLLPFLEQEVISIVRNITEKKQAEDALKRSEKLYRTLVENFPNGAVILFDRDFRYTIADGQELVAAGLSKENLEGQTLWEAVSPKNREILEPKYRAALAGEQNTFELSYADQIYSMTALPVRNEKGEIFAGMVVSQNISERKQAISVLQQAKQELEIRVEERTSELKIANALLRQEIAERLRVEAALRESEERFRSIFDRAAVGIAQVLLSGQFFLANQKFVDIVGYTVAELQQKTFPQITHPDDLTTNLAYYRQISTGEIHNYSMEKRYIRKDGLAVWVNMTVSLLRGNTGEPKYFILVVEDISDRKQAEAQIKASLQEKETLLKEIHHRVKNNMQVISSLLELQSQSVNDDQTSALFRESQHRIHSMALIHEQLYQSEHLDLINFAEYIENLAANLFQSFGCTRNSIHLNLQVGKIFLNIETAIPCGLIINELVSNSLKYAFPKGNQGQISIIFSQANSHQFHLKIGDNGVGLPPDFDIETAETLGLRLVRILTRQLKGVLEVDRHNGTQFTITFSKLNYRRRF, from the coding sequence ATGGAAGAATTAGCAGCAGCAGATGTTGAGCAAACATCTGAACTACAACAACTAAAAGAGCAATTACACGTGCAGACAGAACTTGCTCGCCAAGCAGAGGCTCGACTGCGCCATCTGACTGAAGAATTAGAAAGACAAGTAGCAGAAAAAACATTCGAGCTAAGGAGAGCGAATGCAGCTTTGCAAAGGCAACTCGATGGCCAAAAACGGCTTGTAGCAGGGCTGAGACAAGAGCGCAAATTCATGTCGGCTTTGCTGAACACTTCCGCCGCTTTGATTGTAGTTCTCGATCGCCACAAGTGCATTGTCCGCTTTAACCGGGCTTGTGAGAGAACTACGGGTTACTCGTTTCGGGAAGTCCGAGGTAAACAAGTCCACAATCTGTTCTTACTGCCAGAAGAAAGAGAGCGAGTTAAAGCTGTCTGTGGCAGAATTACTGCTGATAGTTCTCCGAATTATTGCGAAAACTACTGGGTGGCGAAAGATGGTTCTCGCCGACTGATTGCCTGGTCGAATACGCCGATTTTAAATAAGTGTAAAGAAGTTGAATATATAATAGCTGTTGGCATCGATATTACCGAAGGGGTGCGATCGTCTTCGGATCTGCAAGAGCGCGAACAGTTTATCCAACGCATTGCTGACGCCACTCCCGGTATTTTGTACCTGTACGATCGCATCGAACAGCGCAACGTCTATGTAAATAGCGCTGTTGCCGAGTTCCTGGATTATACGCCAGAGCAAATCGAGCCAATGAAAACAAACCTGATTTCTCATCTGCTGCATCCGGATGATTTAGAACAACTCGTAGAACAATCTCAAAAACGAATCGCTCAAGCTGAGGATGGGGAGATTTTGGAAATCGAGTATCGTTTGCGCCACGCCAACGGTGATTGGCGGTGGTTTCAAAGTCGAGAGACCGTATTTAATCGCACCGATCGGGGTATTGTCAAGCAAATTGTCGGAGTTGCCCAAGATATCACCGTTCGCAAACAAGCAGAAGAAGCATTACAGAAAAGTCAGCGTTTCATTCACCGGATTGCAGAAGCAGTTCCGGGTTTGATTTATATTTACGATCTGAACGAAAACCGCAATATTTACGTCAATCAACAAGCTAGTACAATTCTCGGTTACACGCCAGAGGAAATTCAAAAGTTAGGAAGCGCTCTGTTCCGAACTATTATGCACCCTGAAGATTGGGCCAGAATATCTAAATTAGTCGCATCGTTTCCCGCACTCAAGGATGGAGAAGCGAGTGAAACTGAGTATCGCCTCAGACACGCTAACGGTGAATGGCGCTGGTTTATGAGTCGGGACACTGTTTTTTCTAGAAATCCTGACGGTTCCCCCGCACAAACTCTCGGCACTGTTATAGATATTACCGCTCGCAAGCAAGCAGCCCAAGAACGGGAAAAGTTAGCCGCTTTGGTAGAAAACAGCTACGACTTTATTGCGATCGCAGCGCTAAATGGCCAATTGCTTTACGTAAATCAGGCCGGTTGTCAGCCGATCGGACTCGCAGCGGTAGATGCAGTTTCCAGCAAATGCCTGCTGGACTTTGTTCATCCGCAAGACCGAGAGTTTTGGTTACAGGAAGTGTTGCCCAGTATACGGCAGGCAGGTCGATGGGAAGGGGAATTGGGATTTGGGCATTTTCAAACTGGCGAGTTGATTCCGATGCGGGTGCATGGATTTGCGATCGAAGATCCGCAGACAAAAGAAACGATCGGCTTAGCTACAGTCAGTCACAATATTAGCGAACAAAAACTGGCAGAAGAGAAATTGCGACGCAAAACTTCCGAGATGGAAGCTATTTTTCAGGTTTTACCGGATTTGTACTTTCGTGTAGACGCTGATGGAACTTATCTCGATTACCATGCGGGACAAAAGCAAGATTTATATGTGCCGCCGACACAATTTATTAGCAAAAAAGTGTCAGAAGTGCTGCCCCCAAATGTGAGCGATCGAATTTGCTCTGCCATTCACCAAGTTCTTCAAACTGGCGAGTTAGTCATTTTAGAATTTTCTTTATCGATGGCAAATGGAGAACAATGGTATGAAACTAGGCTGTTACCGTTTTTAGAACAAGAAGTGATTAGTATTGTTCGCAACATCACGGAGAAAAAGCAGGCAGAAGACGCGCTTAAAAGAAGTGAAAAACTTTACCGCACTTTAGTGGAAAATTTCCCTAATGGAGCCGTAATTTTATTCGATCGCGATTTTCGCTACACCATTGCTGACGGTCAAGAATTGGTAGCTGCCGGTTTGTCTAAAGAAAATTTAGAAGGCCAAACTTTATGGGAGGCAGTTTCGCCAAAAAACCGGGAAATATTGGAGCCAAAATATCGGGCAGCGCTGGCTGGAGAGCAAAACACTTTTGAATTATCATACGCTGACCAAATCTACTCGATGACGGCTTTGCCAGTTAGAAATGAAAAGGGAGAAATCTTCGCTGGTATGGTTGTTTCGCAAAATATCAGCGAACGCAAACAAGCTATTTCTGTACTGCAACAAGCTAAACAAGAGCTAGAAATTAGAGTTGAAGAGCGCACATCTGAATTAAAGATTGCGAACGCACTACTGCGCCAGGAAATTGCAGAGCGTTTGCGGGTAGAAGCAGCTTTGCGAGAGAGCGAGGAGCGCTTTCGGAGCATTTTCGATCGAGCGGCGGTCGGGATCGCACAGGTGTTGCTATCCGGTCAGTTTTTTCTAGCCAATCAAAAGTTTGTCGATATTGTAGGTTACACAGTAGCAGAACTGCAACAAAAGACTTTCCCACAGATAACCCACCCCGATGACTTAACAACAAACTTAGCATACTACCGCCAGATATCGACAGGTGAAATTCACAATTACTCGATGGAGAAACGCTACATTCGTAAAGATGGTTTAGCGGTTTGGGTGAATATGACCGTATCGCTTTTGCGCGGTAATACGGGTGAGCCGAAGTATTTTATTCTGGTTGTGGAAGATATCAGCGATCGCAAGCAAGCAGAAGCACAAATCAAAGCTTCTTTGCAGGAAAAAGAAACTCTGCTCAAGGAAATTCACCATCGCGTCAAAAACAATATGCAGGTAATTTCCAGTTTGCTAGAACTGCAATCCCAATCTGTCAACGACGATCAGACGAGCGCTCTATTTCGCGAAAGCCAGCACCGCATCCATTCAATGGCACTTATTCACGAGCAATTATATCAATCCGAGCATTTAGATCTCATTAACTTCGCGGAATATATTGAAAACCTAGCTGCTAATTTGTTTCAGTCTTTTGGTTGCACCCGTAATAGCATCCATCTCAACCTTCAAGTAGGCAAAATTTTTCTCAATATAGAAACAGCCATACCCTGTGGTTTAATTATAAATGAACTGGTTTCTAATTCGCTCAAATATGCTTTTCCCAAAGGAAATCAAGGTCAAATTAGTATTATATTTAGCCAAGCTAATTCTCACCAATTTCACTTAAAAATTGGTGATAACGGCGTTGGTTTACCGCCTGACTTCGATATAGAAACCGCAGAAACACTGGGTTTGCGATTAGTCCGTATACTGACACGTCAGCTTAAGGGTGTTCTGGAAGTCGATCGCCATAACGGTACGCAATTTACAATTACTTTTTCTAAATTAAATTACCGCCGGAGGTTTTAA
- a CDS encoding CTP synthase has product MTKFVFVTGGVVSSIGKGIVAASLGRLLKSRDYSVSILKLDPYINVDPGTMSPYQHGEVFVTEDGAETDLDLGHYERFTDTSMSRLNSVTTGSIYQAVINKERRGDYMGGTVQVIPHITNEIKERIQRVAKNTNPDVVITEIGGTVGDIESLPFMEAIRQLRKDVGRQNVLYVHVTLVPWIASAGEMKTKPTQHSVKELRSIGIQPDILVCRCDRPLPSGIKDKLSEFCDVPVECVIAAQDANSIYEVPLMMEREGLAQQALEILQLEQRQPDLSQWQTLVERLYSPTNRIEIAIVGKYVRLSDAYLSMIEALRHGAIALSLDLNLRWVSAEDIEANGAENYLEGVNGIVVPGGFGSRGVDGKIAAVKYARENHIPFLGLCLGMQCSVVEWARHIAGLQDANSAEFAPNTANPVINLLPEQQDVVDLGGTMRLGLYACRLAPNTLAYRLYQQEVIYERHRHRYEFNNAYRNLFLESGYAISGTSPDGRLVEIIELPNHPFFIATQFHPEFQSRPSTPHPLFKGFIQAALAKLWDGKEPPLAVASAVKEQVIANQEPTPSLNASVIS; this is encoded by the coding sequence ATGACTAAGTTTGTCTTTGTGACCGGCGGGGTCGTCTCCAGTATTGGCAAGGGAATTGTCGCCGCCAGCTTGGGGCGGTTATTGAAATCGCGGGATTATTCTGTCTCGATTCTGAAACTTGACCCCTATATCAATGTCGATCCCGGAACGATGAGTCCCTACCAGCACGGGGAAGTATTTGTCACGGAAGATGGTGCCGAAACAGACCTGGACTTGGGACACTACGAGCGCTTCACGGATACGTCGATGTCTCGCCTCAACAGCGTCACGACGGGCTCGATTTACCAAGCAGTAATTAACAAAGAGCGCCGGGGCGACTATATGGGGGGTACGGTGCAGGTAATTCCCCACATCACCAACGAGATTAAAGAGCGGATACAAAGAGTAGCAAAAAATACAAATCCAGATGTAGTAATTACGGAGATAGGCGGCACTGTAGGGGATATTGAATCCTTACCTTTCATGGAAGCGATTCGGCAGCTCCGCAAGGATGTGGGACGGCAGAACGTGCTATACGTACACGTAACGCTGGTGCCTTGGATCGCTTCGGCAGGGGAGATGAAAACGAAGCCGACGCAGCATTCGGTGAAAGAATTGAGATCGATCGGGATTCAACCAGATATTTTAGTTTGTCGGTGCGATCGACCCCTGCCATCGGGAATCAAAGACAAACTCTCGGAATTCTGCGACGTGCCTGTGGAATGCGTTATTGCCGCTCAAGATGCCAACAGCATCTACGAAGTGCCCTTGATGATGGAACGGGAAGGACTGGCGCAGCAAGCACTAGAAATACTGCAACTGGAGCAACGCCAACCGGATCTGAGCCAGTGGCAAACCTTAGTAGAGCGCCTTTACAGCCCCACCAACCGCATCGAAATTGCGATCGTCGGTAAATACGTCAGATTGAGCGATGCTTACCTATCGATGATAGAAGCACTCCGTCACGGAGCGATCGCCCTGTCTCTCGACCTTAACCTCCGCTGGGTAAGCGCAGAAGACATCGAAGCCAACGGCGCAGAAAACTATTTAGAAGGCGTCAACGGTATAGTCGTACCGGGAGGTTTTGGCAGTCGCGGTGTGGATGGTAAGATTGCCGCAGTCAAATACGCCCGCGAAAACCACATACCCTTCTTGGGCTTGTGCTTGGGGATGCAGTGTTCCGTCGTGGAATGGGCGCGTCACATTGCCGGTTTACAAGATGCCAACAGCGCCGAGTTTGCCCCCAATACTGCAAATCCAGTCATTAACCTGCTGCCGGAACAGCAAGATGTAGTAGACTTGGGCGGCACCATGAGGCTGGGTTTGTATGCTTGCCGTTTGGCACCCAATACCTTAGCTTATCGCCTTTATCAGCAGGAAGTGATTTACGAACGCCATCGCCACCGCTACGAATTTAACAACGCCTATCGCAATCTGTTTCTGGAAAGCGGCTATGCCATCAGCGGCACTTCCCCCGATGGGCGCTTAGTGGAAATAATCGAACTTCCCAACCATCCCTTCTTCATTGCCACCCAATTTCACCCAGAGTTTCAATCTCGTCCCAGTACGCCGCATCCCCTGTTTAAAGGATTTATTCAGGCGGCATTAGCCAAGCTTTGGGATGGCAAAGAACCACCCTTAGCAGTAGCTTCTGCGGTAAAAGAGCAGGTTATCGCCAACCAAGAGCCCACCCCATCTCTGAATGCTTCCGTAATATCCTAG
- a CDS encoding N-acetylmuramoyl-L-alanine amidase has protein sequence MRKVLGLVALATVVSYPALAAKSLYVAFPPANYQTASDRIFFLGTAPAGGSVLVNGKVIQRSPTGHFAPSLPLRLGNNIFTFRYGGQVRQIRVTRVSSQPSRPVGLAFGKDSLKPGVDVAKLSGELICFSAIAPPNATVSVKLGNQTIPLVPQSPVAEVPSNYAALTGQYQTNPRSFNGQYQGCAKANAAGKLGRPQFQLSINGKSTTQMAQGNIEILSPTQLEIAEVIVDSAITRTGAGTDYSRLTPLPKGTQATVTGREGKWLRLDYGGWIEDKEVRIIPAAAPPTSIIRTLRTRQVPGATEVIFPLQVPVPVSVQQGSSTLAVTLYNTTAQTDIIRFDDDPIVARLDWQQVAPSQVQYTFNLKSQQQWGYQMRYESSNLVLTLRHSPNRTKESQKSLSGIKILLDPGHGGAEPGAAGPNGYLEKNVNLTISKLIKDRLVAQGATVYMTREDDRELSLQDRVAIIDKLQPAIAISIHHNSLPDNGDAENTKGFSTFWYHPQAHSLAMFIQNYVVQKLGRPEYGVFWNNLALTRPATAPSILLELGFMSNPNEFELVMNPQEQQKMADAIADGITEWLRISH, from the coding sequence ATGAGAAAAGTATTAGGATTAGTGGCATTAGCAACTGTGGTATCGTATCCAGCTTTGGCAGCAAAATCTCTTTATGTGGCTTTTCCACCGGCCAATTACCAAACCGCATCTGACCGGATCTTTTTTCTAGGAACAGCACCAGCAGGTGGAAGTGTGCTGGTGAATGGCAAAGTAATCCAAAGAAGTCCGACGGGACATTTTGCGCCCAGTTTGCCGCTGCGACTGGGAAATAATATTTTTACATTCCGCTATGGAGGTCAGGTACGCCAGATTAGGGTAACGCGAGTGTCAAGTCAACCGAGTCGTCCGGTGGGTCTGGCGTTTGGGAAAGATTCCCTCAAGCCGGGGGTGGATGTTGCTAAATTGTCTGGTGAACTGATTTGTTTTAGCGCGATCGCACCTCCCAACGCCACCGTCTCTGTAAAATTGGGAAATCAAACTATTCCTCTCGTACCTCAGTCACCAGTGGCAGAAGTGCCATCCAATTATGCCGCGTTGACCGGACAATATCAAACCAATCCTCGCTCTTTTAACGGTCAATACCAAGGTTGTGCTAAAGCTAACGCGGCTGGAAAATTGGGGCGTCCTCAATTTCAACTTTCAATCAACGGCAAAAGTACCACTCAGATGGCGCAGGGAAATATTGAAATTTTATCGCCAACGCAGTTAGAAATAGCAGAAGTAATTGTAGATTCTGCGATTACTCGCACTGGCGCAGGGACTGACTATTCTCGTCTGACGCCTTTGCCGAAAGGAACGCAAGCAACGGTAACCGGTCGCGAAGGAAAATGGTTGCGACTGGATTATGGTGGTTGGATAGAAGATAAGGAAGTCAGGATTATTCCAGCTGCTGCACCGCCTACTTCGATTATTCGCACTCTTCGCACCCGTCAGGTTCCCGGTGCGACAGAAGTTATCTTTCCCCTGCAAGTACCGGTGCCAGTTAGCGTACAGCAGGGCTCTAGCACTCTCGCTGTTACTCTCTACAATACTACCGCTCAAACCGATATCATTCGCTTTGATGATGACCCAATTGTTGCCCGCTTAGATTGGCAACAAGTAGCACCCTCGCAAGTGCAATATACTTTTAATCTGAAATCCCAGCAACAATGGGGTTATCAGATGAGATATGAAAGTAGCAACTTGGTGCTAACTTTGCGACATTCCCCCAATAGAACAAAAGAATCTCAAAAGAGTTTATCCGGGATTAAAATTCTTCTCGATCCGGGTCACGGCGGTGCTGAACCAGGCGCAGCGGGGCCAAACGGTTATTTGGAAAAAAATGTCAATCTCACGATCTCAAAGCTGATAAAAGACCGACTGGTGGCGCAGGGTGCTACAGTGTACATGACGCGGGAGGACGATCGCGAGCTGTCGCTGCAAGACCGGGTGGCGATCATCGATAAGTTGCAACCTGCGATCGCTATTTCCATTCACCACAATTCTTTACCAGATAATGGTGATGCCGAAAATACTAAGGGATTTTCCACTTTTTGGTATCATCCACAAGCTCATAGTTTGGCGATGTTTATCCAAAATTATGTAGTGCAAAAGTTGGGGCGTCCTGAATACGGTGTGTTTTGGAATAATTTAGCCTTAACTCGTCCGGCAACCGCACCTTCAATATTGTTAGAACTCGGTTTTATGAGCAATCCAAATGAGTTTGAATTGGTGATGAATCCGCAAGAACAACAGAAAATGGCAGATGCGATCGCCGATGGTATTACTGAATGGTTACGTATTAGTCATTAG
- a CDS encoding pyridoxamine 5'-phosphate oxidase family protein → MAKFYSELNEELRRFIEQQKIFFTATAPKSGRINLSPKGRDTFRCIDNKTAAYLDLTGSGNETAAHLNSYPDIGNEDNARMTVMFCSFDEKPLILRLYGRGRVIGPRHQEWDKFYSLFEPTPGERQIIVLDIESVQTSCGFGVPIYELKEERRTLVDWAEKKGKEGIVAYWREKNQKSIDGLPTKIFGD, encoded by the coding sequence ATGGCTAAGTTCTACTCAGAGTTGAATGAAGAGTTACGCAGATTTATTGAACAACAAAAAATCTTCTTTACGGCAACTGCACCAAAATCGGGCAGAATTAACTTATCGCCAAAGGGGAGGGATACGTTTCGCTGTATAGATAATAAAACAGCAGCTTATCTCGATTTAACTGGCAGCGGTAACGAGACGGCAGCACATTTAAATTCTTATCCCGATATTGGCAATGAGGACAATGCCAGGATGACTGTTATGTTTTGCAGCTTTGACGAGAAGCCTTTAATTTTGCGTCTTTACGGACGCGGGCGCGTCATTGGCCCCAGACATCAAGAATGGGATAAGTTTTACTCTCTATTTGAGCCGACACCGGGAGAAAGACAAATTATTGTGCTGGATATTGAATCGGTACAAACATCTTGCGGATTTGGCGTACCTATTTATGAATTAAAGGAAGAAAGGAGAACGCTTGTAGACTGGGCTGAAAAAAAGGGGAAAGAGGGCATAGTTGCATATTGGCGAGAGAAAAACCAAAAAAGTATTGACGGACTGCCGACAAAGATTTTTGGAGATTGA
- a CDS encoding NUDIX hydrolase, with protein sequence MIEKWKTLNSQFVFNNKWVTIRQDEIELPNGKVIDDFFIIVRPDIALVFPVTPNREVVFVRQYRHATNEIMLELPAGGFDPETESAETAARRELQEETGYVADRMIKLATLYDNPIKDTNKIHLFLTENVTYSGKRNLDITEDIEVELVPISEVMEKVYRGEINVTGTTTALFMGLHFLGHLRAEG encoded by the coding sequence ATGATTGAAAAGTGGAAAACCCTTAATTCCCAATTTGTTTTTAACAACAAATGGGTAACAATCAGGCAAGATGAAATAGAATTGCCTAACGGTAAAGTTATTGATGATTTTTTTATCATCGTTAGACCGGATATAGCCTTAGTATTTCCTGTCACCCCAAACCGAGAAGTTGTTTTTGTTCGTCAATACAGACACGCGACTAATGAAATTATGTTAGAACTTCCCGCTGGGGGGTTCGATCCGGAAACAGAAAGTGCGGAAACTGCCGCACGTCGGGAACTCCAAGAAGAGACGGGTTATGTTGCCGATCGAATGATTAAGCTAGCAACGCTATACGATAATCCGATTAAGGATACGAATAAAATTCATCTGTTTCTGACTGAAAATGTTACGTACTCTGGTAAGCGTAATCTGGATATTACAGAAGATATTGAAGTTGAATTGGTTCCCATTTCTGAAGTTATGGAAAAAGTTTATAGGGGAGAAATAAATGTTACTGGTACAACTACCGCCCTTTTTATGGGGCTACATTTTTTAGGCCACCTGCGGGCTGAAGGGTAA